In Nitrospira sp., a single genomic region encodes these proteins:
- a CDS encoding citrate synthase yields MPHDFMPGLAGVPAAKSAISDVDGSRGILEYRGIRVEELCAKSSYLETAYLLLFGHLPSQGQLAKWTEDVTRHRRVKFTIIDLMKCLPEHGHPMDALQAAIAALGMFYPGRNVKDVENNYWSSVRLVAKLPTIVAAWARLRRGDEAIAPRDDLEFSENFLYMMTESVPPPVWGEIFDDCLILHAEHTMNASTFTGMITASTLADPYTVVASSVGSLKGPLHGGANEEVVQMLREIGAPDRAREFVVRRLANKQKLMGFGHRVYKVKDPRAVILQSLCDRLFKACGSSPLYDVAMEVERTAAEHLDGKGIYPNVDFYSGILYDKMGIDVDLFTPLFAMARVSGWLAHWLEQLGENKLFRPDQIYSGEHNRSYVPLSERP; encoded by the coding sequence ATGCCCCACGATTTCATGCCGGGTCTTGCCGGCGTCCCGGCCGCCAAGTCGGCCATCAGCGATGTGGACGGTTCCCGCGGCATTCTCGAATACCGAGGTATCCGGGTCGAGGAACTTTGCGCCAAGTCCTCCTATCTGGAAACCGCCTACCTCCTCCTGTTCGGCCATCTTCCGTCCCAAGGCCAATTGGCCAAGTGGACGGAGGATGTGACGCGTCATCGCCGGGTGAAGTTCACGATCATCGATTTGATGAAGTGTCTGCCGGAGCACGGCCATCCGATGGACGCGCTCCAAGCCGCCATTGCCGCGCTCGGCATGTTCTATCCGGGCCGCAACGTGAAGGACGTTGAGAACAACTACTGGTCGTCGGTTCGTCTTGTCGCCAAGCTTCCGACGATCGTCGCTGCGTGGGCTCGGCTGCGCCGGGGAGATGAGGCGATCGCGCCGCGCGACGACCTCGAGTTCAGCGAAAACTTCCTGTACATGATGACGGAATCGGTCCCTCCTCCAGTGTGGGGCGAGATATTCGACGATTGTCTGATCCTCCATGCCGAGCATACGATGAACGCCTCGACATTCACCGGAATGATCACCGCCTCGACGCTCGCCGACCCCTATACCGTGGTGGCTTCCTCCGTCGGGTCGCTCAAGGGGCCGTTGCACGGCGGAGCCAATGAAGAAGTCGTCCAGATGCTGAGAGAGATCGGCGCTCCCGATCGTGCTCGTGAGTTTGTCGTTCGACGTCTGGCCAATAAACAGAAGCTGATGGGGTTCGGTCATCGCGTGTACAAGGTCAAGGACCCGCGGGCCGTCATCCTGCAATCGCTTTGCGACCGGCTGTTCAAAGCATGCGGCTCTTCGCCGCTCTACGATGTGGCCATGGAGGTCGAGCGGACCGCGGCTGAGCATCTGGACGGGAAGGGGATTTACCCCAATGTTGATTTCTATTCCGGAATTCTCTACGACAAGATGGGAATCGACGTGGATCTCTTTACTCCCTTGTTTGCCATGGCGCGTGTCTCCGGCTGGTTGGCCCACTGGCTGGAGCAGTTAGGCGAGAATAAGCTGTTTCGTCCGGACCAGATCTATTCCGGTGAACACAACCGTTCCTATGTGCCGCTCAGCGAGCGTCCTTGA
- a CDS encoding Hsp20/alpha crystallin family protein has translation MMALVRWDPFRELEDMSERLNRVFARPAARVSNGKEALTVADWMPTVDISETDGEYLIKAELPEVKKEDVKVTVEDGVLTLQGERRQEKEEKGKKFHRVERSYGSFVRSFTLPESVDDGGVKAEYKDGVLALHLPKTERVKPKAIDVKVA, from the coding sequence ATGATGGCTCTTGTACGATGGGATCCGTTCCGCGAGTTGGAAGATATGTCGGAAAGATTGAACCGTGTGTTTGCACGTCCCGCAGCGCGCGTCAGCAATGGCAAGGAGGCCTTGACTGTTGCGGATTGGATGCCGACTGTTGACATCAGTGAGACCGACGGGGAGTATCTGATCAAGGCAGAACTGCCGGAGGTGAAGAAAGAGGATGTCAAGGTCACGGTCGAGGACGGCGTGCTGACGTTGCAGGGCGAACGCCGTCAGGAAAAGGAAGAGAAAGGAAAGAAGTTCCATCGGGTCGAACGCTCTTATGGGAGCTTCGTCCGCAGCTTCACGCTGCCCGAGTCCGTGGACGACGGGGGAGTGAAGGCGGAGTACAAGGACGGGGTGCTGGCCTTGCACCTTCCCAAGACGGAACGAGTGAAGCCGAAGGCCATTGATGTGAAAGTTGCCTAA
- a CDS encoding tetratricopeptide repeat protein, whose translation MTESSGETTVEAAEWYERGIALKKAGLFKQAIDQFERATDDSRYALKAYAQIGLCHKSVRQYEEAVGAFRNALKSPIASIRETVQLLYVLGRTLESLGRIDESLEAYRWLRREDPRFRDVVMRIEALSIRRPLNLNDRSRVRNPLAKQALQVWEGLLRHTR comes from the coding sequence ATGACCGAAAGCTCGGGGGAAACGACCGTCGAGGCAGCAGAATGGTATGAGCGCGGAATCGCACTCAAAAAGGCCGGTCTCTTCAAACAAGCCATTGATCAGTTTGAAAGAGCAACCGATGATTCTCGGTATGCGCTGAAAGCGTATGCGCAGATCGGACTCTGCCACAAGTCGGTCCGCCAGTACGAAGAAGCAGTTGGCGCGTTTCGTAACGCGTTGAAGTCGCCGATTGCCTCAATCAGAGAGACCGTGCAGCTGCTGTACGTCCTCGGGCGGACTTTGGAATCGCTCGGTCGAATCGACGAGTCCCTCGAAGCCTACCGCTGGCTTCGGCGCGAAGATCCACGGTTCAGAGACGTTGTCATGCGGATTGAAGCGTTGAGTATCAGGAGACCATTGAACCTGAACGATCGGTCTCGCGTCAGAAACCCTTTGGCGAAACAAGCTCTACAGGTCTGGGAAGGTCTTCTGCGACATACTCGGTAA
- a CDS encoding class II fumarate hydratase, with protein MKQTHDSHPTDPEPSAGAMRIERDTMGELAVPADAYYGVQTARAVENFPISPLRMPRSVIRAMGLIKRAAASVNQSLGLLEQRHADAIRQAATEVVEGKLDDQFPVDIFQTGSGTSTNMNTNEVISNRATELLGGARGSKLVHPNDHVNLGQSSNDVIPTAIHIAAAESMQRQLLPALSRLHKALEDKARAFDTVVKIGRTHLQDATPVRLGQEFGGYARQIELGMTRVKRAQEALSEVALGGTAVGTGLNCHPEFSGKVMAIISHETSCRFLEADNHFEAQSAQDSLVEASGALRTVAVSLMKIANDIRWLGSGPRCGLGEISLPETQPGSSIMPGKVNPVIAESVTMVCAQVIGNDVTVTVGGQAANFELIVMLPVMAYNLLQSIELLATASNNFAVKCIEGITANEERCNSLIEESLAMCTALAPEIGYEAAAKLAKDAFKSGKTVREVAQEQKVLPEKRLTELLDPWRMTQPGGPVGSAGG; from the coding sequence ATGAAGCAGACACACGACAGCCATCCTACGGATCCCGAGCCATCTGCCGGGGCCATGAGAATCGAGCGCGACACCATGGGTGAACTGGCCGTGCCGGCTGACGCCTATTACGGCGTGCAGACCGCGCGGGCGGTCGAGAATTTTCCCATTAGTCCATTGCGCATGCCGCGGTCCGTCATTCGGGCCATGGGACTGATCAAGCGGGCAGCCGCGTCGGTGAACCAGTCGCTCGGGTTACTTGAACAGCGTCATGCCGACGCCATCAGGCAAGCGGCCACGGAAGTGGTGGAGGGGAAGCTCGACGACCAATTTCCAGTCGATATCTTCCAAACGGGGTCGGGAACGTCGACGAATATGAACACGAACGAGGTCATCTCCAATCGGGCCACAGAATTGCTCGGCGGTGCACGGGGCAGCAAACTCGTGCATCCGAACGACCATGTAAATCTCGGTCAGTCGAGCAACGACGTGATTCCGACCGCCATTCACATCGCGGCTGCGGAGTCGATGCAGCGGCAGCTGCTTCCCGCGCTGTCCCGGCTGCACAAGGCCCTTGAGGATAAGGCACGGGCGTTCGACACCGTCGTCAAGATCGGCCGCACGCATTTGCAGGATGCCACGCCTGTGCGGCTCGGTCAGGAATTCGGCGGCTATGCCAGACAGATTGAGCTGGGGATGACTCGAGTGAAGCGGGCGCAGGAAGCTTTGAGCGAGGTGGCGCTCGGCGGGACGGCCGTGGGAACGGGCTTGAATTGCCATCCCGAGTTTTCCGGCAAGGTCATGGCCATCATTTCCCACGAGACCAGTTGCCGGTTTCTGGAGGCCGATAATCATTTCGAGGCGCAGTCTGCTCAAGATTCATTGGTCGAGGCGAGCGGAGCGTTGCGGACGGTCGCTGTCAGCCTGATGAAGATTGCCAATGATATTCGCTGGCTTGGGTCCGGTCCCCGTTGCGGCCTCGGGGAAATCAGCTTGCCGGAAACACAGCCTGGGTCGTCGATCATGCCTGGGAAGGTCAATCCCGTCATCGCCGAATCCGTCACGATGGTCTGCGCCCAAGTGATCGGCAATGATGTCACGGTGACCGTCGGCGGGCAGGCGGCGAACTTCGAGTTAATCGTCATGTTGCCGGTGATGGCCTACAATCTTCTCCAGTCCATCGAGTTGCTGGCGACTGCTTCCAATAACTTCGCGGTCAAGTGTATCGAAGGCATCACGGCGAATGAAGAGCGTTGCAACAGCCTGATAGAAGAGAGCTTAGCCATGTGTACGGCCCTGGCGCCTGAGATCGGTTATGAAGCGGCGGCGAAATTGGCGAAGGACGCGTTCAAGTCCGGAAAGACCGTGCGTGAGGTGGCCCAAGAGCAAAAAGTCCTTCCTGAGAAGCGCCTGACCGAACTGCTCGATCCCTGGCGGATGACCCAACCAGGAGGACCGGTTGGGAGCGCCGGAGGTTGA
- a CDS encoding arsenate reductase family protein, which produces MPDIIIYEKPTCSTCRQAVQLAKDSGKPFKTVNYYVTPFTKAKLRALLKKGGLAPREVLRTKEDVYKALGLAKKNLPDDELIDLMIKHPDLIQRPIVETGDTVLLARPADRIAQLL; this is translated from the coding sequence ATGCCCGACATCATCATCTATGAGAAACCGACCTGCTCGACCTGCCGCCAAGCCGTTCAACTGGCCAAAGACAGCGGAAAACCGTTCAAGACCGTCAATTACTATGTGACGCCCTTCACGAAGGCGAAGTTGAGGGCGTTGCTGAAGAAAGGCGGACTAGCACCTCGCGAGGTGCTGCGGACGAAGGAGGATGTCTATAAAGCGCTCGGCCTGGCCAAAAAGAACCTGCCCGACGATGAACTCATCGACTTGATGATCAAGCACCCCGACTTGATTCAACGCCCGATTGTGGAAACCGGCGATACGGTTCTCTTGGCCAGGCCCGCCGACCGAATCGCACAACTGCTGTAG
- a CDS encoding J domain-containing protein produces MQKRIGSLRSKTEESMDCAVDTMMQERIDSYFRVEQGLDEIVKSLFQIEEELERISDLSGAMRLESRLEFVEDRWDDLDSEIRERPRRRRRKLNLADMLKAASGGGGDLSQGTGVNNAVDAYAIMGVEFGSSLADVTAAFRHKAKQLHPDANQGDRSSEPELRRMLEAYQFLKEYLSLTNTEPMKPPDRPYSPAE; encoded by the coding sequence ATGCAAAAGCGCATTGGTTCGCTCCGGTCGAAAACCGAGGAAAGTATGGACTGTGCCGTGGATACGATGATGCAGGAACGGATTGACAGCTACTTTCGAGTTGAACAGGGACTGGACGAAATCGTCAAGTCGCTGTTCCAGATCGAGGAGGAATTGGAGAGGATTTCCGATCTGTCTGGGGCCATGCGTCTGGAGTCCCGGCTGGAATTCGTGGAAGACCGCTGGGACGATTTGGACAGCGAGATCCGGGAACGTCCGCGGCGGCGGCGGCGGAAGCTCAACTTGGCGGACATGTTAAAGGCCGCGAGCGGTGGGGGCGGGGACCTCTCGCAGGGGACCGGAGTGAACAATGCCGTGGATGCCTATGCCATCATGGGAGTCGAGTTTGGTAGCTCACTGGCCGATGTCACTGCGGCGTTTCGTCACAAGGCCAAGCAACTCCATCCCGACGCAAACCAGGGCGATCGCAGCTCTGAACCGGAACTCCGGCGCATGTTGGAAGCCTACCAATTTCTCAAGGAATATCTCAGCCTCACCAACACCGAGCCGATGAAGCCTCCGGATCGGCCGTACAGCCCCGCGGAATGA
- the rnd gene encoding ribonuclease D, translating into MTTLSEPGYITTRAALERLCHQLQASADLALDTEFVGEDSFVPKLELIQVASHAVSAVIDFPAVQAEGPLDALWELICNPRVNKIVHAGRQDLDLFALHAGEIPKPFFDTQVAAAMLGFGAQAAYANLVQRIVGTKLAKAHTFTNWSARPLSHDQIAYAAEDVQFLLPIHAHLVRKLSTLGRLDWVHEEFARLESVVGEKSRDPLERYQRIRGWDGLKPKYAAVLRDLAAWRESEAKRRNVPRGRVLRDEVLLQLARHPPRTLNEIKTLRGVHSSEVERNGEHILKTVERALALPPASWPQVPTEKRSEPESIGIVELLQAVLKARAAEAEIAPTLLATTADIQALVEAKEKKSEIALPLLRGWRREVAGALILQVVNGEVVVRVSRTGTLLFTPDGAA; encoded by the coding sequence GTGACCACACTAAGCGAGCCAGGCTACATCACCACTCGTGCGGCTCTCGAACGGCTGTGCCATCAGCTGCAGGCGAGTGCGGATCTCGCACTCGACACGGAGTTCGTGGGAGAAGACAGTTTCGTTCCTAAATTGGAACTGATTCAAGTCGCGTCGCACGCCGTCTCCGCCGTCATCGACTTTCCCGCCGTACAGGCAGAGGGTCCGCTCGACGCCCTCTGGGAACTGATCTGTAATCCGCGTGTGAACAAGATCGTGCATGCCGGGCGGCAGGATCTGGATCTGTTCGCACTCCATGCCGGGGAGATTCCAAAGCCGTTTTTCGATACGCAAGTTGCCGCCGCCATGTTGGGATTCGGCGCACAAGCCGCATACGCCAATCTTGTGCAACGCATCGTCGGCACCAAGCTGGCCAAGGCCCACACGTTCACCAACTGGAGCGCGCGACCGCTTTCGCACGATCAGATCGCCTACGCCGCCGAGGACGTCCAGTTCCTGCTGCCGATTCATGCGCATCTGGTGAGGAAGCTTTCGACTTTGGGTCGATTGGATTGGGTCCATGAAGAGTTCGCTCGTCTTGAATCCGTAGTGGGCGAAAAGAGCCGGGATCCGCTCGAACGTTACCAGCGGATTCGAGGGTGGGATGGCCTCAAGCCCAAGTACGCCGCCGTTCTACGTGATCTCGCTGCCTGGCGAGAAAGCGAAGCTAAACGGCGCAATGTGCCGCGAGGACGAGTGCTGAGGGATGAAGTGCTGTTGCAATTGGCTCGGCACCCGCCGAGGACGCTGAATGAGATCAAAACCCTCAGAGGGGTGCACAGCTCCGAGGTTGAACGCAACGGCGAGCACATCTTGAAAACGGTTGAACGCGCGCTGGCGTTGCCTCCCGCGTCCTGGCCACAGGTGCCGACGGAAAAGCGATCGGAACCGGAGTCCATCGGAATCGTCGAGCTCCTTCAGGCTGTCCTGAAGGCTCGGGCAGCCGAAGCGGAAATTGCTCCCACTCTGCTGGCGACCACTGCCGACATTCAAGCGCTGGTCGAGGCCAAGGAGAAAAAAAGCGAGATTGCTCTCCCGCTGTTGCGCGGGTGGCGTCGCGAGGTGGCGGGCGCCCTGATCCTGCAGGTGGTGAACGGTGAGGTGGTGGTGCGGGTGAGCCGGACGGGGACGTTGCTGTTCACGCCGGACGGTGCGGCGTGA
- a CDS encoding aldo/keto reductase: protein MSSPSRAPNRLIHETSPYLLQHAHNPVDWFPWGPEALELARKQNRPILLSIGYSACHWCHVMERESFEDESIAALMNRHFVCVKVDREERPDLDEIYMQATVGLNRGQGGWPMTVFLTPEQEPFFAGTYFPPDDRWGRPGFPTLLKKIAEAWEQDQGDLRQQARKLTDRLRQDAQTTFPMTVGDAALTEAVREFNHEFDPRFGGFGSAPKFPPAAGLSLLLRCHRRSGDPKALQMVTRTLDAMAAGGIYDQIGGGFARYSTDERWLVPHFEKMLYDNALLTRSYLEAFQVTGQPTYRTIVEEVLDYVLREMTDKAGGFYSSTDADSEGVEGKFFVWTPSEVRDIVQNEEDARLFCACYDITEDGNWEHQSIPNRLRPIEEVARELQVSTGVLQDTIDRCRPLLYRARAQRQPPGLDDKVITAWNGMMIGTLAESGRVLDVPRYIEGARRAADFLLATHRTMAGRLLRTSRNGQAHLDGVLEDYAFFAEGLIDLFEACSMDCYLSAARSLGEQILTSFQDEVHGGFFTSSREHEALILRSREGPDGATPSGNAVAAFALARLAHHCDRQDFREAAVSAIRAYGKQITRYPKAFAKSLAVVDFLTEGPLEVALVGRKDDPGLQSFADALHSIYLPNRILAVTQKEDGTSAHPLLSGKTAVNGNAALYLCRNFACRRPITDPREAADAIRAAQQASPEDTGARFLNGPLLSGFATPEGTARYAARQVNRPSASGGFENGYVPFGATGLTVSKLGFGTYRIDTSDPEFSRALEMALQNGVNLIDTSTNYMDGDSERAIGFVLRRLSAEQTLARTELIVVSKIGYVQGQTLAQATAREQSGKPYSDMVKYGEGIWHCIDPEFLADQLTDSLDRLGLQALDVCLLHNPEYFLSEAARHEGANLHDTRDRFYQRVQQAFAFFESQVAIGRIRWYGISSNTVAADAGTVDATSLSRFLAAAEMAAASQGQSQHHFAVLQCPMNLFEAGPLRTVNTGRDQQETVLSLARQSRLAVLANRPLNAMTDPKGGMLRLADLPLEGNLVDLDTQVNTVDRLEQEYRETLAPLISNPQQGMSPADFFNWAAELKPLGARLQGLEQWEQIEHQVIAPHVNQVMQAIPRLIARAAAGRWEEWQERYVPELLTLLRGLRRHATEISRRRRLAVTTALDPLLPRSRWSESLSRKALWIVSSTPGVTCVLNGMRSKAYVEDSLEVLRWANLEQVYPIYDRLRPAP from the coding sequence ATGTCCTCACCATCGCGGGCTCCCAATCGGTTGATCCACGAAACCAGCCCTTATCTGCTCCAGCATGCACACAATCCCGTGGATTGGTTCCCTTGGGGACCGGAAGCGCTTGAACTCGCGAGGAAGCAGAATCGTCCGATACTCTTGTCGATCGGGTATTCCGCCTGCCATTGGTGCCACGTTATGGAGCGGGAATCGTTCGAGGATGAATCGATCGCCGCACTGATGAACCGGCACTTCGTGTGCGTAAAAGTGGATCGGGAGGAACGCCCCGACCTCGATGAGATTTACATGCAGGCCACCGTAGGGCTCAATCGAGGCCAAGGGGGCTGGCCGATGACGGTCTTTCTGACCCCTGAACAGGAACCGTTTTTTGCGGGAACCTATTTCCCTCCGGATGATCGGTGGGGACGTCCGGGATTTCCTACCCTACTGAAGAAAATCGCCGAGGCCTGGGAACAGGACCAAGGTGACCTTCGCCAGCAAGCGCGGAAACTGACCGATCGCTTGAGGCAGGATGCACAAACCACGTTTCCCATGACCGTCGGCGATGCGGCGCTGACCGAGGCGGTGCGCGAGTTCAACCACGAATTCGATCCCCGTTTCGGCGGATTCGGCTCGGCCCCCAAATTTCCCCCGGCCGCCGGACTATCCTTGTTGCTCCGCTGCCACAGGCGTTCCGGCGATCCGAAAGCGCTTCAGATGGTCACGAGGACGCTCGACGCCATGGCGGCCGGCGGGATCTACGACCAAATCGGCGGAGGGTTCGCGCGTTATTCCACAGACGAACGGTGGCTCGTTCCGCACTTCGAGAAGATGCTCTATGACAATGCCCTCCTCACCCGCTCGTATCTGGAGGCCTTTCAGGTCACCGGACAACCCACCTATCGTACGATTGTCGAGGAGGTGCTCGATTACGTGTTGCGGGAAATGACCGACAAGGCTGGAGGCTTCTATTCGTCCACCGACGCGGATTCGGAAGGTGTCGAAGGAAAGTTTTTCGTATGGACCCCGTCTGAAGTTCGGGACATTGTGCAGAACGAGGAAGACGCGAGGCTATTCTGCGCCTGCTATGACATCACAGAAGACGGCAATTGGGAACATCAGAGCATTCCAAATCGGTTGCGGCCGATCGAGGAGGTGGCGAGGGAACTCCAGGTCTCCACCGGGGTTCTCCAGGACACCATCGACCGGTGTCGTCCCCTCCTGTATCGAGCCAGGGCGCAACGGCAACCTCCCGGACTTGACGACAAGGTGATCACCGCGTGGAACGGGATGATGATCGGCACACTGGCGGAATCGGGCCGCGTGCTGGATGTTCCCCGATACATCGAAGGAGCCCGCCGGGCCGCCGATTTCCTGCTGGCTACTCACCGGACGATGGCAGGGCGTCTCCTGCGAACATCACGCAACGGGCAGGCCCATCTTGACGGCGTCCTCGAGGACTATGCCTTTTTTGCGGAGGGTCTCATCGACCTGTTCGAAGCATGCAGTATGGACTGCTACCTATCGGCAGCGCGATCTCTCGGCGAACAGATCCTGACGTCGTTTCAAGACGAGGTGCATGGTGGGTTTTTCACGAGTTCACGAGAGCACGAAGCGCTGATTCTGCGGAGCCGGGAAGGGCCGGACGGCGCCACACCCAGCGGAAACGCCGTAGCGGCCTTCGCGCTCGCGAGACTCGCGCATCATTGCGACCGACAGGACTTTCGCGAGGCGGCCGTCAGCGCCATCCGCGCGTACGGAAAGCAGATCACCCGATATCCCAAGGCCTTCGCCAAGAGTTTGGCGGTCGTCGACTTTCTGACGGAAGGTCCTCTTGAGGTTGCACTGGTGGGTCGGAAGGACGACCCAGGATTGCAGAGCTTTGCGGACGCGCTGCACTCGATCTACCTGCCCAACCGGATTCTTGCCGTTACGCAAAAGGAGGACGGAACATCGGCTCATCCACTCCTGTCGGGTAAGACCGCGGTCAACGGAAACGCGGCGCTCTACCTGTGCCGGAATTTTGCCTGCAGGCGTCCTATCACAGATCCTCGCGAAGCGGCCGACGCCATCCGAGCGGCTCAGCAGGCTTCGCCGGAGGATACCGGAGCCCGGTTTTTGAACGGACCGCTTCTGAGCGGCTTCGCGACACCAGAAGGAACGGCCAGGTATGCGGCGCGGCAGGTCAATCGCCCAAGTGCATCCGGTGGCTTTGAGAACGGCTATGTCCCATTCGGCGCCACCGGTCTGACCGTCTCCAAACTCGGATTCGGCACCTACCGTATCGACACGAGCGATCCGGAATTCAGTCGCGCCCTGGAAATGGCGCTGCAGAACGGGGTGAACCTGATCGATACATCGACCAACTATATGGACGGCGACAGCGAGCGCGCCATCGGTTTCGTGCTGCGACGGCTGAGCGCAGAACAGACACTGGCCCGTACCGAACTCATTGTGGTCTCAAAGATCGGATACGTCCAGGGTCAGACCTTGGCCCAGGCGACGGCTCGCGAGCAGTCCGGCAAGCCCTATTCGGACATGGTCAAGTACGGCGAGGGAATCTGGCACTGTATCGATCCTGAGTTTCTGGCCGACCAGCTGACGGACTCGCTCGATCGGCTGGGTCTGCAAGCGTTGGATGTCTGCCTGCTGCACAATCCTGAATACTTCCTGTCCGAGGCGGCACGCCATGAAGGCGCGAACCTGCACGATACGCGCGATCGATTCTATCAGCGGGTGCAGCAGGCGTTCGCCTTTTTCGAATCACAAGTGGCGATCGGTCGAATCCGTTGGTATGGCATTTCCTCCAATACGGTCGCGGCCGACGCAGGCACCGTGGATGCGACGTCGCTCTCGCGCTTTCTCGCTGCAGCAGAGATGGCCGCGGCTTCACAGGGACAATCACAGCATCACTTCGCGGTGCTGCAATGTCCCATGAATCTGTTTGAAGCCGGCCCGCTTCGGACAGTAAATACCGGAAGAGACCAACAAGAAACGGTGCTCAGTTTGGCCCGGCAAAGCCGGCTGGCGGTTTTGGCAAACCGCCCGTTGAATGCCATGACCGATCCGAAAGGCGGGATGCTACGGCTCGCGGACCTTCCGCTTGAAGGCAACCTCGTCGATCTCGATACCCAGGTGAACACCGTAGACCGATTGGAGCAGGAGTACCGCGAAACACTGGCACCCTTGATCTCCAATCCACAGCAGGGCATGTCGCCGGCCGACTTTTTTAATTGGGCGGCCGAGCTGAAACCTTTGGGCGCGCGCCTCCAAGGGCTCGAGCAGTGGGAGCAGATCGAGCACCAAGTGATCGCACCTCATGTGAACCAGGTCATGCAGGCGATCCCGCGTCTGATAGCCCGAGCGGCGGCCGGCCGATGGGAGGAGTGGCAGGAACGCTATGTTCCTGAGCTCCTGACTCTGCTTCGGGGTCTGCGGCGTCACGCGACGGAGATAAGCCGCCGACGAAGGCTGGCAGTCACAACCGCGCTCGATCCCCTTCTCCCGCGCAGCCGATGGAGCGAGTCGCTGTCCCGCAAGGCCCTCTGGATCGTGAGCAGCACGCCTGGCGTGACATGCGTGCTGAACGGCATGCGGTCGAAGGCCTATGTAGAAGACTCTCTTGAGGTACTTCGGTGGGCCAACCTGGAGCAGGTATATCCGATCTACGACCGACTACGGCCAGCACCATGA
- a CDS encoding NAD-dependent malic enzyme, which yields MNDIGPYSNYRLTVRLELANKPGMFANVAAVLAMEGANLGAVDIVSATAAYMVRDVTFDVRDEAHGEHVLLRLGALPDVKVLSASDRIFLLHLGGKIHVQSKMPVNTRNVLSMVYTPGVGRVSQAIAKDRSKAYAFTTKSNSVAVVTDGSAVLGLGNLGPEAALPVMEGKAMLFRELAGIDAWPICLDTQDVDAVVRAVQAIAPGFGAINLEDISAPRCFEIERRLKESLTIPLMHDDQHGTAVVILAALTNALTVVCKAIEDVRVVVNGLGAAGTACCRMLLAAGVSHLVGCDKPGIILQGDGERLRACRQDLLSCLTPLQPAGTLQEALRGADVFIGLSVGNLLKAEDLDLMASDRIVFAMANPDPEVTPELAASHCRIFATGRSDFPNQINNALAFPGMFRGALDVQATAINEPMKLAAAKALAETIPRTTLSEDYIIPSVFDKEVVPRVAKAVSAAAHDTGVARRRNRISDQFSPI from the coding sequence ATGAACGATATTGGTCCCTATTCCAACTACCGCCTAACCGTCCGCCTCGAACTCGCCAACAAGCCTGGCATGTTCGCAAATGTCGCAGCCGTTCTGGCCATGGAAGGTGCCAATCTTGGCGCAGTGGACATCGTTTCGGCCACCGCAGCCTACATGGTTCGGGACGTGACGTTCGATGTTCGAGATGAGGCGCACGGAGAGCATGTGCTTCTGCGTCTTGGAGCGCTTCCGGACGTGAAGGTGCTGTCGGCGTCCGATCGGATTTTTCTACTCCATCTGGGAGGGAAGATCCACGTGCAGAGCAAGATGCCGGTCAATACCCGCAATGTCCTGTCCATGGTCTACACTCCCGGAGTCGGACGAGTCTCGCAAGCTATCGCCAAGGACAGATCCAAAGCCTATGCCTTTACCACGAAGAGCAACAGCGTGGCCGTCGTGACCGATGGCTCCGCGGTTCTTGGCCTCGGCAATTTGGGTCCGGAGGCGGCCTTACCGGTCATGGAAGGCAAGGCTATGCTGTTCCGGGAATTGGCCGGCATCGACGCGTGGCCGATTTGTCTCGATACGCAAGATGTGGATGCGGTCGTGCGGGCGGTTCAAGCGATTGCGCCGGGTTTCGGCGCTATCAATCTTGAGGACATCAGCGCGCCACGCTGCTTCGAGATCGAGCGGCGTCTGAAGGAATCGCTGACCATTCCGTTGATGCACGACGATCAACACGGCACGGCGGTGGTGATTCTTGCGGCTCTCACCAATGCGCTCACGGTCGTCTGCAAGGCGATCGAGGATGTGCGGGTCGTCGTCAACGGTCTCGGAGCCGCCGGCACGGCCTGCTGTCGAATGCTGCTGGCCGCGGGAGTGTCCCATCTGGTGGGCTGCGACAAACCGGGGATCATTCTGCAAGGGGATGGTGAGCGCCTGCGTGCCTGCCGTCAGGACCTCTTGTCGTGCCTGACTCCGCTTCAGCCGGCCGGCACTCTCCAAGAAGCCCTCAGGGGAGCCGATGTGTTCATCGGTCTGTCCGTCGGAAATCTGTTGAAGGCCGAGGATCTCGACCTGATGGCGTCGGACCGGATCGTGTTCGCAATGGCCAATCCTGATCCAGAGGTGACGCCGGAGTTGGCCGCCTCGCATTGCCGCATTTTCGCGACGGGCAGGTCGGACTTTCCCAATCAGATCAACAATGCTTTGGCGTTTCCTGGAATGTTCCGCGGCGCGTTGGATGTGCAAGCGACGGCGATCAACGAACCGATGAAACTTGCCGCGGCCAAGGCGCTGGCCGAGACGATTCCCCGCACGACGTTGAGCGAAGACTACATTATTCCCAGCGTCTTTGATAAGGAAGTGGTGCCGAGAGTGGCCAAGGCGGTCTCGGCGGCTGCGCACGATACCGGGGTTGCACGGCGCCGCAATCGGATCAGCGATCAGTTCTCTCCGATCTGA